A stretch of DNA from Deltaproteobacteria bacterium:
TGCCAGATATGTCCGGAACCCGCTTTTGTGCCGAACTCCTTAGGCACAACCAAGCTCGCAGGGTCGAAACAAATCTTGTACTGGTCGGGACCCTCAAACTCATAGATCGCGATCATGGTTTTACCTGCGTTCGGACCTGCAGTGCGAACCCAGTGCATTTCCTTGGGATTCTTCGTGCAGTCCAGTTTCACGACAGACGCAACGATCGTGTCCTTATGCTGATGCGGAGCGATAAGCTCGACCTTATCACCAACGAAGGTGATTCTGCTCTGTTTCACGTGTGCGTCATTCACCTTCTTCCCGTCCATCTCCG
This window harbors:
- a CDS encoding TIGR03067 domain-containing protein, which produces MRSKIFFAILTVLSLVWSAWTIAGAQAQQQSVDAELQKFQGTWMMISAEMDGKKVNDAHVKQSRITFVGDKVELIAPHQHKDTIVASVVKLDCTKNPKEMHWVRTAGPNAGKTMIAIYEFEGPDQYKICFDPASLVVPKEFGTKAGSGHIWHTWKRAKQ